TTAGCGTTGATCATCAGACTCTGGTTTACGCAGGAAAAGCACCGTCTCGCGGCGTTAAGCCTCGCCGGACTGCTGATTATTCAAATTGGACTAGGCGTCAGTAATGTGTCGTTGGGTTTACCACTTGCCGTTGCGGTCGCGCATAACTTAGCGGCTGCGTTGTTATTGCTCAATACCTTATATATTAACCATCTTTTGTGGCGACATACATCGGTCAGGCATAACTTAACCAATGCGGTGAGCGACAAAAGTACAATAAAGAATAAAGTTGGCAAGGAGGCCTCTTATGAGTAAAACAATCACTGCCGAACTTACTACCGAGCGCTCAATTTGGCGTAGCTATCTCACTTTAACCAAGCCCAAAGTGGTTGCGCTGATGCTGCTCACCGCGTTGGTTGGGATGTGTTTAGCTGTACCCGGAGCATTGCCAGTACAACAAAGTGTTTTGGGTATGGTGGGTATTGGCTTGATGGCAGGCTCTGCTGCGGCTTTTAATCATCTTATTGACCGTCGAATTGATGCGATTATGTTCCGCACCCATCGCCGCCCACTACCTTGCGGTGATCTTGCCCCAAGTCGAGTTGCGCTGTTTGCTCTCTCAATTGGAGTGGCAGGCTTTGCCGTCTTGTTTTTTGCTGTCAATGCATTAACCGCATGGTTAACTTTCGCCAGTCTGCTGGGATATGCGGTGGTGTACACCATGTATCTCAAGAGGGCGACGCCACAGAACATCGTGATTGCAGGGATAGCGGGGGCGATGCCGCCGTTACTCGGCTGGACGGCGGTGACTGGGGAGTTACATGGTCACGCCTGGTTGCTGGTTATGATCATCTTTATTTGGACGCCACCTCATTTCTGGGCTCTGGCAATTCATCGCAAAGAGGACTACGCCAAAGCGGATATTCCGATGTTGCCGGTAACTCATGGTGAGGAATACACCAAAACCTCGATACTGCTTTATACCGTGTTACTGGCAATCATTTGTTTGCTACCAGCATTAGTGGGCATGTCCGGTACGATTTACTGGATTGGTTCAACCATTTTGAGTGCAGGGTTTATTGGTTATGCATGGAAACTTAAATTTAATCCGACTGAGAAGACGGCAATCGAAACCTTTAAGTTTTCCATTTATCATTTGATGCTACTGTTTCTCCTGTTTTTGGGTGATCATTATTGGGGATAGTTCCTTCAGCTTTGCCTAGTGAGAGCAAAATTCGACTTGACCTTTAATTTGTGCGCCAAGTTGCGTATCCTGTTGCGCTGATTAGGGTCGGTTGTTGATTTTGGATATCTGTTTCATGCGTACATCACATCTTGTTGTTCACCGTCGTTTACCATTTCTCTGTTTGCTCGTTGCATTTGGAGCTGGCGCATCAATCGCCAAATCGTTGCAGTTGCAAAATGGCATTGTGAGCCAATTTGAATATATGGCTGGTGGCGACTTGGTGATGCATGCGGTTATGGCTTTATTACTGGGTTGGGCTGCCAATTGGTCAACACCGACTTGTTACTTTCGCTATTATGGTTTTTTCCGCTTGACCCCTTTGCTTGCTTTGATGTTAGTAGCGGTATCAATTGACGAAACATTGCAGGCTTTTATCTCAACTCGACAGTTTTCCTTGTTAGACTTATGCGTGAATATCGGTGGTTTACTTATTGGTGCTTTTTGCCACCGTTTGTATCTTCTCACTCGCGGCATTTGAGGCTAATTTTTGTGAACTGGTCACATTCCTAGCGCACATTTTTCTTTACGGACAAAAATTCTGTTTAGGGCTAGGTTGATTTTATCGCTATCAACTTTTCCCGCCAGAGCATCATGTTGCTTAAGTTGATCGATGCTAATGCTTTGAAATTTAACCTGTTACTCTTGATTCTCTCAAACTTACCAATCTTTAGGTTTGTGTGTATATTTAAATTTACAGTCGGTAATTTGTGTAAAGAATGGCGAAATGTTGCCTTTTAATTAAAAAAATGGTTGCAAGCTTTGTTTTGGGCAGATAAGTTACAAGGGACAGGATAAATACAGACGAGTAGATGTTTGAGCATTCAATGAAAGGCTCAATATACTTGTCGCATAACAGGAAGAAGTAGCGATGTTTCAAACCGATGATGTAAGAATTAATAAAGTAAAAGAGTTATTGCCACCAATTGCCGTTCTAGAGAAGTTTCCGGCGACAGAAACCGCATCTTCTACCACTTTTCGCTCGCGTAAAGCTATTTCAGACATTCTCCAGGGTAAAGACGATCGCGTTTTAGTGATTGTTGGTCCATGTTCGATTCATGATCCGCAAGCTGCACTTGAGTACGGTAAAAAACTTAAAGTATTGCGTGAAGAACTTGGCGAAGAACTTGAAGTTGTGATGCGTGTTTATTTTGAAAAGCCGCGTACAACGGTGGGCTGGAAAGGTCTGATCAACGACCCATACCTAAACGACACGTTTAAAATCAATGATGGTCTGCGTATTGGTCGTAAACTGCTGCTTGATTTAACCGATATGGGCATGCCGACGGCAAGTGAATTCCTGGATATGATCACCCCGCAGTATGTCGCGGATCTAATCAGTTGGGGTGCGATTGGTGCACGCACGACCGAATCTCAAGTACACCGTGAGTTATCTTCGGGTTTATCTTGCCCAGTGGGTTTTAAAAACGGCACTGACGGTAACATCAAAATCGCATCAGATGCGATTCGCTCAGCGAGTGCATCACACCATTTCCTATCAGTAACCAAATTCGGTCACTCTGCGATTATCGAAACCAGCGGTAACCCAGATTGCCACATCATTCTACGTGGCGGTAAAGAGCCGAATTACAGTGCTGAACATGTGGGTGCTATCAAACAAGAGCTGGAAGCATCAGGCTTGCCACAAAAAGTGATGATTGATTTTAGTCACGCGAACAGTTCAAAACAGTACCAACGTCAGATTAATGTTTGTGAAGATGTATCGACTCAGATTGCTGGTGGTGAAGACGCTATTTTTGGCGTGATGATTGAATCTCATATTGTTGAAGGTCGTCAAGACTTGGTGAATGGTGAAGCGCCAACCTATGGTCAATCGATTACTGATGCATGTATTGGTTGGGATGATACTGAAAAAGTGCTCAAGCAATTGGCTGAAGCGGTGAAAGCGCGCCGCGCCCTAAAGTAACATTATAGATTGTTTAAAGGCTCCTAATTTCAGGAGCCTTTTTCATTTTAATTCCCTCTCAAAAGCCTAATTCTTCTAAACTTATCTATATCGCGCAAAAAAACAGCATGGTGAGCTACCACGTTAGTTGTGTTGCGGCTAGTCAATTGGTTGGTAATGTGCGTGACAACTCAAAATGAGAAGTTCATCACGGCGAGGACAGGCTTGCATATTGAGTGAGGAGGGATTCCGGCATAGCCTAAGTTCAGTTTATTTAGGAGGGTAAGACATGGTGTCTAAAGTGACTGTTGGATCGCAAGGTCCGGATTTGTCAGAACTAGTACAGGGCTATTGGCGACTTGCAGAGTGGGGGATGACACCTCAGCAGCGCCTAACATTCTTAAAACAACACATTGATCTGGGTATTACCACCGTTGACCATGCTGATATCTATGGGAATTACGAATGTGAGCAGCTTTTTGGTGAAGCACTAAAGCTTGACCCATCGGTACGCAACCAGATTGAAATCGTGACTAAGTGCGACATCAAGTTATGCAGCGACAAGTTCCCTGAACGCAAGGTTAACCATTACGACACTAGCGCGGCTCATATCTATGAGTCGGTAAATAACTCATTAAGTCGTTTAAACATTGAGCAAATTGATCTGCTGCTTATTCACCGCCCAGACGTTTTGATGGATGCTGACGAAGTTGCAGAAGCTTTTGCCGAACTGCACAAAGTGGGCAAAGTGAAGCACTTTGGTGTGTCGAATTTTACCCCAAGCCAATTTGATTTGCTGCAAGATCGCGTGCACAAGCCATTGGTGACGAACCAAATTGAAATTAATCCACTTAACTTTGAAGTGGCACATGATGGTACGCTTGATCAGCTACAAAAAGCGCGTATTCGCCCAATGGCATGGTCTTGTTTAGGCGGCGGCGCTATCTTTACTGGTGAAACAGCACAAGCCAAGCGTGTGCGAGAAGAGTTGGAGCTGATTCGTGTAGAAGTGGGCGCTAACTCCATTGATGAAGTGATTTACGCTTGGGTACGTCGACTTCCAGCAAAACCGCTACCTATTATCGGCTCGGGTAAGATTGAGCGTGTTGAAAGCGCAATCAATGCTCTAAACATCGAGTTGACTCGTGAGCAATGGTATCGCGTTTGGGTCGCATCTAAAGGTCATGGTGTGCCGTAGAACGCTGCCCAGTGTATATATGAAAGCCAACCCTAGGGTTGGCTTTTCTGTTATGCGGTTAGCTTAACTGGTGAACAATCTTGTTTTTCGCTCAATTCCAATAAAGCATCGGGTTTGACCGGGTAAGAGTAGTAGTACCCTTGGATATAACTCACACCAAGTCTTCTCAGTAATTCAATTTGCTGCTCAGTCTCAACCCCTTCAGCTATCACTTTCATATTCAGTTCTTTAGCAAGCTGGATCATAGAAACTAATACTGGTGTGATATTCGATTCTGAGTGAAGGCTTTTGATGAAGACCTGATCGATCTTCATCACTTGGAACGAGTGGAGACGGATAAAGTTAAGTCCTGAGTAGCCTGTACCAAAGTCGTCAATGGCGAGTTTGAATCCTAATTTTTGAATATTGGTTAGGTTCTTAAGTGCCTTCTTGAGTTGCTGTTGGTCAAAGTCGATGTTCTTTGTCACCTCAAGCAAAATTCGGTCAACGAAAA
The genomic region above belongs to Vibrio ponticus and contains:
- a CDS encoding aldo/keto reductase; its protein translation is MVSKVTVGSQGPDLSELVQGYWRLAEWGMTPQQRLTFLKQHIDLGITTVDHADIYGNYECEQLFGEALKLDPSVRNQIEIVTKCDIKLCSDKFPERKVNHYDTSAAHIYESVNNSLSRLNIEQIDLLLIHRPDVLMDADEVAEAFAELHKVGKVKHFGVSNFTPSQFDLLQDRVHKPLVTNQIEINPLNFEVAHDGTLDQLQKARIRPMAWSCLGGGAIFTGETAQAKRVREELELIRVEVGANSIDEVIYAWVRRLPAKPLPIIGSGKIERVESAINALNIELTREQWYRVWVASKGHGVP
- a CDS encoding VanZ family protein, coding for MRTSHLVVHRRLPFLCLLVAFGAGASIAKSLQLQNGIVSQFEYMAGGDLVMHAVMALLLGWAANWSTPTCYFRYYGFFRLTPLLALMLVAVSIDETLQAFISTRQFSLLDLCVNIGGLLIGAFCHRLYLLTRGI
- the aroG gene encoding 3-deoxy-7-phosphoheptulonate synthase AroG, whose protein sequence is MFQTDDVRINKVKELLPPIAVLEKFPATETASSTTFRSRKAISDILQGKDDRVLVIVGPCSIHDPQAALEYGKKLKVLREELGEELEVVMRVYFEKPRTTVGWKGLINDPYLNDTFKINDGLRIGRKLLLDLTDMGMPTASEFLDMITPQYVADLISWGAIGARTTESQVHRELSSGLSCPVGFKNGTDGNIKIASDAIRSASASHHFLSVTKFGHSAIIETSGNPDCHIILRGGKEPNYSAEHVGAIKQELEASGLPQKVMIDFSHANSSKQYQRQINVCEDVSTQIAGGEDAIFGVMIESHIVEGRQDLVNGEAPTYGQSITDACIGWDDTEKVLKQLAEAVKARRALK
- the cyoE gene encoding heme o synthase, with product MSKTITAELTTERSIWRSYLTLTKPKVVALMLLTALVGMCLAVPGALPVQQSVLGMVGIGLMAGSAAAFNHLIDRRIDAIMFRTHRRPLPCGDLAPSRVALFALSIGVAGFAVLFFAVNALTAWLTFASLLGYAVVYTMYLKRATPQNIVIAGIAGAMPPLLGWTAVTGELHGHAWLLVMIIFIWTPPHFWALAIHRKEDYAKADIPMLPVTHGEEYTKTSILLYTVLLAIICLLPALVGMSGTIYWIGSTILSAGFIGYAWKLKFNPTEKTAIETFKFSIYHLMLLFLLFLGDHYWG